In Bradysia coprophila strain Holo2 unplaced genomic scaffold, BU_Bcop_v1 contig_358, whole genome shotgun sequence, one DNA window encodes the following:
- the LOC119081708 gene encoding uncharacterized protein LOC119081708 yields MFAINTVLVSTLVAHCIVLVRCNEVQQHNPNECSKHEFKNKDILMENVVPDLSDLLNLNNKSVEDLTDILALWKSIKDENNVVVQDMPFTIIIPKVNIKTIEKERLKEFLFEHLIPGKALSVFNEDDVYGNCNKHEICLKKLKHVNESTWTVNGLKVIRTATLTSGSAAIHIDGVLSDRKMLFSKRNIQETNRYNAPQRLEMKNATKEESTNSRNRNNKQNALMTFLTGMKSGTKVFQHFLTKSNLSQQLSDSQYTILIPSDNAFQRWHPIDWGFYPFSVQEFTEDILRNHFIQMKSPLRMADIANMDREQSFKTIGGEMVVFRKNPPTVNNVSILANFNLPNGNEVFLISEVLFMSEAVVSRLHQMNKDKETPPLLAFPWFGAQFLSHSFLALERDNRFTQIVRYMNTADIAQYISGANYTFFVPTDDAFEKFGLANLPETTLASEKGIQLLLNHFVKGRLYDRDLKNDEVFETIGGGALRISRKHAGNVTVNRANIIETEIFVYNLGTMFYIDEVLHSDILTGAIKSDNNRNRQQNNYNYKYSTLPDVEAVPHEFTEQGGTEDDVLFQDDEIVTPRALPVRYMAYPYP; encoded by the exons atgtttgcaatCAATACAGTACTTGTATCCACATTAGTGGCGCATTGTATCGTGCTCGTTCGATGCAATGAAGTTCAACAGCACAACCCGAATGAATGTTCGAAGCATGAATTCAAAAACAAGGacattttaatggaaaatgtagTGCCGGATTTAAGCGATCTGTTAAATCTCAATAATAAATCAGTTGAAGATCTAACTGACATACTGGCATTATGGAAATCAATCAAAGACGAAAACAATGTTGTAGTTCAAG ATATGCCGTTCACAATTATCATACCGAAAGTGAACATCAAAACGATTGAAAAGGAAAgactgaaagaatttttattcgaaCACTTGATACCTGGAAAAGCATTGAGCGTTTTTAATGAGGACGATGTTTATGGTAACTGTAACAAGcacgaaatttgtttaaagaaattgaagCACGTTAATGAGAGTACGTGGACTGTGAACGGATTGAAAGTTATTCGAACTGCTACGCTGACCAGTGGTTCAGCTGCAATTCACATCGATGGAGTTCTGTCCGAtcggaaaatgttgttttcgaaaagaaatattcaaGAGACGAACAG GTACAACGCTCCACAGCGActcgaaatgaaaaatgctACCAAGGAAGAATCGACGAATTCGAGGAATAGAAATAACAAACAGAACGCCCTGATGACATTCCTGACTGGAATGAAATCAGGAACCAAAGTTTTCCAACATTTCTTAACCAAGAGCAATCTTTCACAGCAGTTGAGTG ATAGCCAATACACCATCCTCATACCGTCTGACAATGCATTTCAGCGGTGGCATCCAATTGATTGGGGATTTTATCCGTTCAGTGTTCAAGAGTTCACTGAAGACATACTGAGAAATCACTTCATCCAAATGAAATCTCCACTACGAATGGCCGATATCGCAAACATGGATCGGGAACAATCATTCAAGACTATAGGCGGAGAAATGGTTGTTTTCAGAAAGAATC CTCCGACCGTCaacaatgtttcaattttggctAACTTTAATTTACCAAATGGGAATGAGGTGTTTCTCATTTCGGAAGTTCTATTCATGTCGGAAGCTGTCGTATCTCGATTACATCAG ATGAACAAGGACAAGGAGACACCACCGTTACTAGCATTCCCCTGGTTTGGTGCACAATTCTTATCGCACTCATTTCTTGCATTGGAGAGAGACAATCGCTTTACGCAAATTGTCAG ATACATGAATACGGCTGACATAGCTCAATACATTTCCGGTGCAAACTACACGTTCTTCGTTCCGACTGATGACGCTTTCGAAAAATTTGGACTGGCCAATCTTCCCGAAACGACGTTAGCTTCTGAAAAGGGCATTCAATTGCTGCTGAACCACTTTGTTAAAGGACGTTTGTATGACAGAGATCTAAAAAATGACGAGGTTTTTGAGACTATTGGTGGAGGAGCTTTACGCATAAGCCGTAAACATGCAG GAAACGTGACCGTCAACCGCGCGAATATCATCGAAacggaaatttttgtgtacaatCTCGGCACAATGTTTTACATTGACGAAGTATTGCATTCAGATATACTGACCGGAGCAATAAAGTCGGATAACAACCGAAATCGGCAACAAaacaattacaattacaaatACTCAACTTTGCCGGATGTAGAGGCTGTTCCGCATGAATTTACGGAGCAGGGTGGAACGGAAGACGATGTCTTATTTCAGGACGATGAAATTGTTACTCCTAGAGCATTACCTGTTCGATACATGGCATATCCGTATCCGTAA